CAACACGACGGCCTGCGACGCGGCGATGGGATCGTCAGACGGATTGATCACCCGCTTCCCCGTCGACATCTGCTCACCGTATTTCATCCATTCCGCCTGGGAATTGGTAATACCGCGCATGTTCTGCTGGTACATCATTTGGGTACTGATACGCATCGTTTCCTGCTCCCTTAGCGAATACTCAGCAGTGCATCAAACAGAGAGTTGGCGGTTTGCAACACCTGGGCGTTAGCAAGGTAATACTGCTGGAAACGTTGCAGGTTGCCGTACTCTTCGTCAAGGTTGACGCCGGAAATAGACTGTTGCTGATTACTCAACTGCGTCACCACGTTGCCCTGAGTGGTGCTGCTGGTTTTCAGCGTCGCGGTTTTGCTACCCACATCACTAACGAGCGTAGCATAGGCATCGTTAAACGATTTTGAGCCGCCCACCGTGGTGTCTTTTTTTTGCAGATCCAGCAGCGCCTGACCATTGCGGTTGTCGCTCTCACCTGCCGTTGCGCTCTCTGCCATCGCAATTTGCGATTCGTTGGTGACCTTCACGCCCATGTTAATGATGGCGTCGCTGACCGGTTTTAAGGTGAAGCTATCATTTTTAGCTGCTCCCGCCCCTATGGTCACTTCCAGTCCATCGAAGGTCAGTTTCCCGCCCACTTCTGTCGCTTCGAAGCTGGTATTATCAGCCAAACGCGTGACCTGCCATTTCGCGCCGTCGTACACCATTTTATAGTCGGTCGCCTGGACCGAAGAGGCAACCTTCACCTCCGCGCTGACAGCCGCCGTGCCGGTATTTTTGCCATTTTTAAGCACTGCCGGACTACCGATGCTAAAGAAATCGACATCGGTATTGCCATTCGCATCGTAACCTTCCCTGTGCTGCTGATTAAATGCGTCAGCAAACGCCAGTGCCAGTTGCCCCAGCGTATTGCGCGTCTGATCCAGATCCTGAGAACGGAAGGTCAGCAATCCGCCGAGTGAACCGGTCGTAATCAATTTTTCCGGAATTTCGATATTGCCCGCGATGGAATCTACATAGGCAACGGTGGTACGCGAAGGATCGGCTTGCGATGGTACGGCCGCTAACTGACGTGCATTGCTGCCCTGTACCAGCGAATAGCCGTTCGCCATGGTGATGTTATAAGTACCACCGTCCTGAATGCTGACTTCCACGCCGACAATTTTATTCAGCTCGCTGACCAACTGGTCGCGCTGATCAAGCAGGTCATTCGGCGATGCCCCGGCCCCCACGCCGGTCAGACGCGAGATCTGGTCGTTCAGACTGGCAATCTGCTTACTGTAGTTGTTGATCTGAGCCACGCTGGAGCCGATCGCGATATTGACCTGTTTATCCTGGTCGCGCAGATACTGGTCGGTCGTTTTAAACTGGTTAACCAGCCCGTTGGCCTTGCCAATCAGCGTCTGACGCGCCGCCGGGTCTTCGGCGTTACTCACCAGCGTTTGCAGGCTGGTGAAAAAGTCCTGCATTGAAGCGGAAACAGAGCTGGTTTTGCTGGCCAGCAGGTTGTCAATTTTGGACATCTGCTCATAACGGGTCGTCAGGCCGCTGCTCTGATTCTGCGCTGCACGCAGCTGATTAGTAATGAACGAATCATATTCGCGCTGTACACCCGAAACATAGACACCATTGCCCACCCAACCACCGGCACCCAGCGTGCTATTGGCTTGCGCCATAATGGTCGTCTGCCGGGTATAGCCCGCAACGTTATAGCTGGAAATGTTGTTACTGGCAGTATTCAGCGCCGCCTGAGCCGCGCTCAGCCCGCTCATGGCGTTATTAATCAAGCTGGACATGGAAGTTCCTTTTAATCCTTCAGTTACAGATCATTATCGGCAGCAGGTCACGGGACTTGAGCCATTTAGAAGAGATTGTCGAGATTCGTGTTGTAGGCATTGCTCACCTTTTCGCTCATCGACTTCAGCTGTTGGATCATGCTGGTCAATTTACGCGCATAGTTTGGATCGGTGGCATAGCCCGCGCTCTGCAACGCTTGTGCGCCCTGCTCTGCCGTGGCGGCCGTGGTCACGGCTGCGTAGCGCGGATTACGGGTCAGCAGACCGACGTAATCCGACAGTGCTTCGAGATAGGAGCTGTATACGCGGAATTTGGCCTTCACCTTCTTCGCTTCGCCGTTTTCATATTCAGTGGTGGTGATTTCCGTCACCGGCCCTTTCCAGTTGCCGGAGGCCTTCACACCAAACAGGTTGAAGCTCGGCTCGCCGTTTTCCCGGCGGATCTGCCGTTGGCCCCAACCTGATTCCAGTGCCGCTTGCGCGAGGATCAAGTGATGCGGTACGCCACTCTGTTCACTGGCCAGACGGGCAGGAAGGGACAGTTGCGCCAGGAAGTCTTTGCTGTCGCCGGAAAGTGGTTCATCATTGCTCTCCAGCGTTCTCGGGATCGCTTTACGCACCAGCTGCGTCAGCGCCTGATTCTGATAGCTGGTCACCGTTTCCAGCGGGAACTTCATCGGCACCTGCGGGGTTTCTTCCGCAGGCTGTACCTGCCCCTGCGTCATCTGTTTAACCATCATTTCCGCCAGCCCGAGTCCTTTTCCGGCGGTCATCTGCTGCGCAATCTGCTGGTCATACATGCTGGTATACAGACGCGTCTGATCGCTGCTAAAGACGCCATCTTTCGGCAGTGCTTCACGCATGCTTTTCAGCATCATCTGGACGAACATCCCTTCCACCTGACGGGCTACCGGACGGATGTTAGCCGCCGGGTCCTGACCCGCCTTCGCCTTCAGTTCGTTCAGCGATTGCGCATCCCAGGCGGCACTGGCCATCAGTTTGCTGTCGCTAATCATCAAATGATTTCCAGTTTTGCGCGCAAGCAACCGGCGCTCTGCATGGACTGCAGGATTGACATCAGATCCATCGGCGTCGCCCCCAGCGCATTCAGCGCACGAACCACGTTGTTCAGATTGGCGCTGGAGCGGACGCTTTGCAGCGAACCCCCGCTCTGGCGCAGATCGATCTGCGTTTGCGGCGTTACCACCGTCTGACCGCCGCCAAACGGCGTATCCGGCTGGCTTACGTTGGCCTGACGGTTAACGGTGACGGAAAGATTCCCCTGCGCAACGGCGCAGCTATCCAGCGTCACCTCACGGTTCATCACCACCGAACCGGTACGCGAGTTGATCACCACCTTCGCATCCTGAGGCGTCACGTTCACCTCCATATTCTGGATATCCGCCAGGAAGCGAACCTGAGAACTGTTGCCGCTCGGCACACGAACCTGAATCGTACGCGCATCCAGCGCGGTGGCGCTGCCAAAGCCTCGCGACCGGTTGATGGTGTCGGCAATCTGCTGCGCCATGGCGAAATCTTCATTATTCAGTTGTAGATTCAGCGTGTTACCCGCGCCAAACTGACTGGGCAATTCACGTTCAATTGTAGCCCCGTTGGTGATCCGACCGCCGTTAAGCTGGTTCACCTGCACGCTGCTGCCCCCTGCGGACGCCCCGGCCCCGCCAACTAAAATGTTTCCCTGCGCCAGCGCATACACCTGACTGTCGACCCCTTTCAAGGGCGTCATCAGCAACGTACCGCCGCGCAGACTTTTCGCGTTCCCCAGCGAGGAGACGACCACGTCGATAGTTTGCCCCTGACGGCCAAAGGCCGGGAAGGAGGCGGTGACCATGACCGCCGCGACGTTTTTCAACTGCATGTTCGTCCCGGTCGGCACAGTGATCCCGAGCTGCGAGAGCATGTTGTTCAGGGTTTGGGTGGTAAAGGGGGTCTGGGTGGTCTGGTCACCCGTCCCATCCAGCCCCACCACCAGACCATAGCCAATTAACGAGTTTTCACGCACGCCCTGCACGCTGGTCAAATCGCGGATGCGATCGGCATGCGCCAGCGTGGCGGCGAGGACCAGTACCAGTCCAACAACAGATTTCAACATGGGAGACCTCGCTTACATCGGCGACAGGTTAAGGAAGAAACGCTGGAGCCAGCCCATATTTTGCGCTTCGTTGATATAGCCGTTACCGACATATTCAATACGTGCATCCGCAACCTGAGTTGACGGAACGGAGTTGCTGCCGCTGATGGTGCGCGGATTCACAACCCCGGAGAAGCGGATGAACTCAGTGCCCTGGTTAATGGCGATCTGTTTTTCACCCACGACATGTAAATTGCCGTTAACCAGCACCTGATCGACGGTCACCGTCAGCGTGCCGCTAAAGGTATTGCTGGCGTTGGCCCCGCCCTTACCGTTAAAGGTGTTACCGCCGGAAGCCTCGACGTCCGCTCGCGCGTTGCCGAATAACCCCTGCAGATAGCGTGGGACGGTATCGAAACCAAAGTTAGTTTTGCCATCGCGACTGGCGTTGGCGGAGGAGCTCTTACTGGCGCTGACGTTTTCCTGGAGTACGATGGTCAACGTGTCGCCGATGTTGCGCGGACGGCGGTCTTCAAACAGAGGCTGATAGCCATAGTTGATGGGCTGCGCGGACTGAAAAATCGAACCATTTGCCACCGGCGTCGGGCCAGGAACAGGCTGCGCCGTGGTCGCGCCCTGCACGAGCGGAGTGGAAGGTATCCAGGCACATCCTGACAGTGAAACCACCAGCAGGGCCATGATCGGGTAAGCGTGCGCAGCGTTTTTTTGCATTGCCTTTATCTTCTGAATCAGGGTGCCGGTGAGACGGTAGCCTCACCGGACAACGCCTTAAAGTTGCGTCAGTTTTTGCAGCATCTGGTCGGTCGTTGAGACCGCTTTGCTGTTGATTTCGTAAGCGCGTTGAACCTGAATCATGTTGACCAGCTCTTCCGCGACATTGACGTTGGACGTCTCAACATAGCCCTGGTACAACAGACCGGCCCCGTTCAGACCCGGTGTGCTCTCGTTCGGCGCGCCGGAAGACTGGGTTTCGGTGTACAGGTTTTCGCCGATGCTCTCAAGACCGGTATCGTTCATGAAGGTCGTCAGGTTAAGCTGACCAACCTGAACGGGTGCCGCCTGTCCCTGCTGGGTCACGCTCACGACGCCATCACGACCGATCGTGATACTCAGGGCGTTAGCCGGAATGGTAATCGCCGGCTGAACCTGAAAGCCGCCAGCGGTCACCAGTTGACCGTTCTGATCAACCTGGAATGACCCATCGCGGGTATACGCTGATGTACCATCCGGCAACAGGACCTGGAAGAACCCCTGGCCTTTAATGGCAACGTCTTTACTGTTGTTGGTTTGCGACAGGTTGCCCTGGCTGTGCAGACGTTCGGTCGCGACCGGACGCACACCGGTACCGATTTGCAGACCGGACGGCAGCGTGGTTTGCTCAGAAGACTGCGCGCCAGGCTGACGAATCGTCTGGTAAAGCAGATCTTCAAACACCGCGCGCTGGCGCTTAAAACCATTGGTGCTGACGTTTGCCAGGTTGTTGGCAATCACATCCATATTGGTTTGCTGTGCGTCCAGGCCGGTTTTGGCGATCCATAATGAACTGATCATAAAATGTCCTGTATTAACTCATCGACAGCAGTTGGTTAGCGCGGCCAGCGTTGTCATCCACGCTGCTGATAACCTTCATCTGCATTTCAAAACGACGGGCGCTGGCAATCATGTCGCTCATGGCGGACACCGCGTTGACGTTGCTGCCCTCCAGTACTCCCGACATCACGCGAATGGTCGGATCGGCCTGCAACACCGGCCCCCGGGTTGCCTGTGCGGCAGCGGTCAGACGAAACATTCCGTCGTCACCACGCTGCACTTCATTACCCTCGGCCTTCACCAGCTTCAGACGACCCACCGGCGCGATGGTATTCGCCGGGTCGCCGGGATTTAGCGCAGAGATCGTGCCGTCTGCCGCGATGGTGATTTCCGAACCTTCCGGAACCGCAATCGGCCCGGCCTCGCCAATCACCGGGTGCCCCTGAATGGTCAACTGTCCGGTCGGATCAACCTGAATGCTGCCGTTACGGGTATACCCTTCGCTGCCGTTCGCGGTCTGCACCGCCAACCAGCCGTCCTGCTGTAACGCCACATCCAGCGGACGCGAGGTGTAATCCATCTGGCCCGGCGTCATATCGGCCCCCGGCGTAGACGCCGTAACCAGCGTACGCGTTGGCAACGACAGCCCTTCGACCGGCACGGCGCGCAGCGCATTGAGCTGCGCACGAAATCCCGGCGTCGAGGCATTCGCCAGATTGCTGGCCGTGACGGCCTGTTGGTTCAGCGTCTGACTGGCCGCTCCCATTGCGGTATAGATTGCGTGATCCATTACGTTATCCCGTCAGGCGCTTAGCGCAGGTTAACCAGCGTGTTGAGGATCTGGTCCTGAGTCTTGATGGTCTGCGCGTTTGACTGATAGTTACGCTGAGCGACGATCATGTTCACCAGTTCTTTACTCAGATCCACGTTCGAAGATTCCAGCGCGCCGTTGGTCAGCTTACCGAAGTTACCGGTCCCCGCCGTCCCCAGCAGTTCCACACCGGACGCCTGCGTGGCGGCCCAGACGTTATCCCCCTGGGAGGCCAGACCTTCGTTGTTGGCGAAGTTCGCCAGCACGATCTGCCCAAGCACCTGCTTCTGTTCGTTGGAATAGTTACCAACCACTGTGCCATCGTCGTTAATCTGATAGCTGACCAGATCGCCCGGTTTGTAGCCGTTTTGCGTGGTGGCAATGACAGCGTTAGTCCCGGTGTTCTGCTGCATGGAGTTCTGCAGACTAAGGGTGAAGGTCGCGGGAACCGCACCATTCACTG
The DNA window shown above is from Citrobacter farmeri and carries:
- the flgF gene encoding flagellar basal-body rod protein FlgF encodes the protein MDHAIYTAMGAASQTLNQQAVTASNLANASTPGFRAQLNALRAVPVEGLSLPTRTLVTASTPGADMTPGQMDYTSRPLDVALQQDGWLAVQTANGSEGYTRNGSIQVDPTGQLTIQGHPVIGEAGPIAVPEGSEITIAADGTISALNPGDPANTIAPVGRLKLVKAEGNEVQRGDDGMFRLTAAAQATRGPVLQADPTIRVMSGVLEGSNVNAVSAMSDMIASARRFEMQMKVISSVDDNAGRANQLLSMS
- the flgK gene encoding flagellar hook-associated protein FlgK → MSSLINNAMSGLSAAQAALNTASNNISSYNVAGYTRQTTIMAQANSTLGAGGWVGNGVYVSGVQREYDSFITNQLRAAQNQSSGLTTRYEQMSKIDNLLASKTSSVSASMQDFFTSLQTLVSNAEDPAARQTLIGKANGLVNQFKTTDQYLRDQDKQVNIAIGSSVAQINNYSKQIASLNDQISRLTGVGAGASPNDLLDQRDQLVSELNKIVGVEVSIQDGGTYNITMANGYSLVQGSNARQLAAVPSQADPSRTTVAYVDSIAGNIEIPEKLITTGSLGGLLTFRSQDLDQTRNTLGQLALAFADAFNQQHREGYDANGNTDVDFFSIGSPAVLKNGKNTGTAAVSAEVKVASSVQATDYKMVYDGAKWQVTRLADNTSFEATEVGGKLTFDGLEVTIGAGAAKNDSFTLKPVSDAIINMGVKVTNESQIAMAESATAGESDNRNGQALLDLQKKDTTVGGSKSFNDAYATLVSDVGSKTATLKTSSTTQGNVVTQLSNQQQSISGVNLDEEYGNLQRFQQYYLANAQVLQTANSLFDALLSIR
- the flgH gene encoding flagellar basal body L-ring protein FlgH — encoded protein: MQKNAAHAYPIMALLVVSLSGCAWIPSTPLVQGATTAQPVPGPTPVANGSIFQSAQPINYGYQPLFEDRRPRNIGDTLTIVLQENVSASKSSSANASRDGKTNFGFDTVPRYLQGLFGNARADVEASGGNTFNGKGGANASNTFSGTLTVTVDQVLVNGNLHVVGEKQIAINQGTEFIRFSGVVNPRTISGSNSVPSTQVADARIEYVGNGYINEAQNMGWLQRFFLNLSPM
- the flgJ gene encoding flagellar assembly peptidoglycan hydrolase FlgJ; translation: MISDSKLMASAAWDAQSLNELKAKAGQDPAANIRPVARQVEGMFVQMMLKSMREALPKDGVFSSDQTRLYTSMYDQQIAQQMTAGKGLGLAEMMVKQMTQGQVQPAEETPQVPMKFPLETVTSYQNQALTQLVRKAIPRTLESNDEPLSGDSKDFLAQLSLPARLASEQSGVPHHLILAQAALESGWGQRQIRRENGEPSFNLFGVKASGNWKGPVTEITTTEYENGEAKKVKAKFRVYSSYLEALSDYVGLLTRNPRYAAVTTAATAEQGAQALQSAGYATDPNYARKLTSMIQQLKSMSEKVSNAYNTNLDNLF
- the flgG gene encoding flagellar basal-body rod protein FlgG, translated to MISSLWIAKTGLDAQQTNMDVIANNLANVSTNGFKRQRAVFEDLLYQTIRQPGAQSSEQTTLPSGLQIGTGVRPVATERLHSQGNLSQTNNSKDVAIKGQGFFQVLLPDGTSAYTRDGSFQVDQNGQLVTAGGFQVQPAITIPANALSITIGRDGVVSVTQQGQAAPVQVGQLNLTTFMNDTGLESIGENLYTETQSSGAPNESTPGLNGAGLLYQGYVETSNVNVAEELVNMIQVQRAYEINSKAVSTTDQMLQKLTQL
- a CDS encoding flagellar basal body P-ring protein FlgI, which translates into the protein MLKSVVGLVLVLAATLAHADRIRDLTSVQGVRENSLIGYGLVVGLDGTGDQTTQTPFTTQTLNNMLSQLGITVPTGTNMQLKNVAAVMVTASFPAFGRQGQTIDVVVSSLGNAKSLRGGTLLMTPLKGVDSQVYALAQGNILVGGAGASAGGSSVQVNQLNGGRITNGATIERELPSQFGAGNTLNLQLNNEDFAMAQQIADTINRSRGFGSATALDARTIQVRVPSGNSSQVRFLADIQNMEVNVTPQDAKVVINSRTGSVVMNREVTLDSCAVAQGNLSVTVNRQANVSQPDTPFGGGQTVVTPQTQIDLRQSGGSLQSVRSSANLNNVVRALNALGATPMDLMSILQSMQSAGCLRAKLEII